From Alosa sapidissima isolate fAloSap1 chromosome 7, fAloSap1.pri, whole genome shotgun sequence, the proteins below share one genomic window:
- the LOC121714318 gene encoding pepsin A-like: MMKWAFVLCALVAFSECFRVPLIKGKTARQKLQEKGLWEEYRKKFPYQPMVKFQQQQNGAESMTNDADLSYYGVISLGTPPQSFGVIFDTGSSNLWVPSVYCNSAACNNHQKFNPQSSSTYQATQQSVQIAYGTGSMTGILGYDTLEVGGITVNNQIFGLSEIEDTFLEYMTWDGILGLAFPSLSASGATPVFDNMMSQGLVSQDLFSVYLTGDSESGSAVLFGEIDSSYYTGSLSWVPLSSETYWQIEMDSVTINGNIVACAGGCQAIVDTGTSLIVGPSSDISNMNSWFGATTNQIGDAAVSCENIENMPEVTFNINGQAFTLPASAYVSQESSSCTTGFGNGGTDQLWILGDVFIRQFYTVFDRQYNMVAFAPIA, translated from the exons ATGATGAAGTGGGCTTTTGTTCTTTGTGCCCTGGTGgctttctctgaatgttttcG ggtgCCCCTGATCAAGGGTAAGACAGCCCGGCAGAAACTGCAGGAAAAGGGTCTTTGGGAGGAGTACAGGAAAAAGTTCCCATACCAGCCCATGGTCAagttccagcagcagcagaatgGCGCTGAGAGCATGACCAATGATGCCGAT CTGTCTTACTACGGTGTCATCTCCCTGGGAACTCCCCCCCAGTCCTTCGGAGTTATCTTTGACACTGGCTCCTCCAACCTGTGGGTGCCCTCTGTGTACTGCAACAGTGCCGCTTGCA ATAACCATCAGAAGTTCAACCCTCAGAGTTCCAGCACCTACCAAGCCACTCAACAGAGTGTTCAGATCGCGTACGGGACTGGCAGCATGACTGGAATTCTGGGTTACGATACCCTGGAG GTGGGTGGAATCACTGTGAACAATCAGATCTTTGGTCTGAGTGAAATCGAGGACACGTTCTTGGAGTACATGACGTGGGACGGTATCCTGGGTCTTgccttcccctctctttctgcctctggaGCCACCCCTGTCTTCGACAACATGATGAGTCAGGGTCTGGTCTCCCAGGACCTCTTCTCTGTCTATCTGACTGG GGACAGTGAGTCAGGCAGCGCGGTGCTGTTTGGTGAGATTGACTCTTCATACTACACCGGCAGCTTGAGCTGGGTTCCTCTGTCCTCCGAGACCTACTGGCAAATCGAGATGGACAG TGTCACCATCAATGGAAATATTGTCGCTTGTGCTGGTGGATGTCAGGCCATTGTTGACACCGGAACCTCCCTCATTGTTGGACCTTCCAGTGACATCAGCAACATGAATTCCTGGTTTGGTGCCACCACCAACCAAATTGGTGAT GCAGCAGTATCCTGTGAAAACATCGAGAACATGCCCGAGGTCACCTTCAATATCAACGGACAGGCTTTCACTCTCCCAGCTTCTGCCTATGTGTCTCAG GAATCCAGCAGCTGTACCACTGGCTTTGGTAATGGAGGTACTGACCAGCTCTGGATCCTGGGTGACGTTTTCATCAGACAGTTTTACACTGTCTTTGACAGGCAGTACAATATGGTGGCTTTTGCCCCAATTGCATAA